The Henckelia pumila isolate YLH828 chromosome 2, ASM3356847v2, whole genome shotgun sequence genome includes a window with the following:
- the LOC140882906 gene encoding small ribosomal subunit protein bS21c isoform X2 — protein MATSFLPNLFSFFTPSKQPPPPSSLPVPPPSQISISSTNRGFSSDELRSNTSPLSSTSDVTSVICPSLAYANTLFFRSAYNVQVIVDDNEPEEKLLGRFRREVMRAGVIQECKRRRFFENKQDEKKRKTREAAKRNRRRRPQWRNGTQDKEEPSKTKKRDDDGDNWDVPAGALT, from the exons ATGGCTACCTCTTTCCTccccaacctcttctctttcTTCACCCCCTCGAAACAACCACCACCACCGTCGTCTCTCCCCGTGCCTCCGCCGTCGCAGATCTCTATCTCCTCCACCAACCGCGGATTCTCTTCCGATGAGCTCCGCTCGAATACATCGCCGCTTTCTTCCACCTCAGATGTCACGTCGGTGATTTGCCCCTCTCTCGCATATGCCAACACTCTCTTCTTCCGATCGGCTTACAATGTTCAGGTCATCGTCGATGATAACGAACCGGAGGAGAAGCTTCTCGGCCGCTTCAGAAGAGAGGTCATGAGAGCTGGAGTCATTCAAGAATGCAAACGCCGCCGGTTTTTCGAGAATAAGCAGGATGAGAAGAAGCGCAAAACACGCGAGGCTGCGAAGCGCAATCGGCGCAG GCGCCCTCAGTGGAGAAACGGCACACAAGATAAAGAAGAGCCATCTAAGACCAAGAAGAGAGATGACGATGGAGATAACTGGGATGTTCCTGCAGGAGCCCTTACCTAA
- the LOC140882906 gene encoding small ribosomal subunit protein bS21c isoform X1, protein MATSFLPNLFSFFTPSKQPPPPSSLPVPPPSQISISSTNRGFSSDELRSNTSPLSSTSDVTSVICPSLAYANTLFFRSAYNVQVIVDDNEPEEKLLGRFRREVMRAGVIQECKRRRFFENKQDEKKRKTREAAKRNRRSRRPQWRNGTQDKEEPSKTKKRDDDGDNWDVPAGALT, encoded by the exons ATGGCTACCTCTTTCCTccccaacctcttctctttcTTCACCCCCTCGAAACAACCACCACCACCGTCGTCTCTCCCCGTGCCTCCGCCGTCGCAGATCTCTATCTCCTCCACCAACCGCGGATTCTCTTCCGATGAGCTCCGCTCGAATACATCGCCGCTTTCTTCCACCTCAGATGTCACGTCGGTGATTTGCCCCTCTCTCGCATATGCCAACACTCTCTTCTTCCGATCGGCTTACAATGTTCAGGTCATCGTCGATGATAACGAACCGGAGGAGAAGCTTCTCGGCCGCTTCAGAAGAGAGGTCATGAGAGCTGGAGTCATTCAAGAATGCAAACGCCGCCGGTTTTTCGAGAATAAGCAGGATGAGAAGAAGCGCAAAACACGCGAGGCTGCGAAGCGCAATCGGCGCAG CAGGCGCCCTCAGTGGAGAAACGGCACACAAGATAAAGAAGAGCCATCTAAGACCAAGAAGAGAGATGACGATGGAGATAACTGGGATGTTCCTGCAGGAGCCCTTACCTAA